A region of Micromonospora chokoriensis DNA encodes the following proteins:
- a CDS encoding GAF and ANTAR domain-containing protein, with protein MSPAEALAELGRVRLDEASLDDTLRHVAELAKRSISGAREVSVTLVRGETGWTAASTGDLARELDEWQYTQHRGPCLDASASGDTISLPDLAAEQRWPEWAGVARAAGVGSSLSIGLPIQRSVVGGLNVYGGAANAFVPSSIAAAEDFATYAAVALANAQLYEDAATLAEQMREAMRSRAVIEQAKGIIMGDRRCSPEEAFALLSKVSQDTNRKVRDVAAALVEQAVRGERR; from the coding sequence ATGAGTCCCGCCGAGGCGTTGGCCGAGTTGGGCCGGGTCAGACTGGACGAGGCGAGCCTCGACGACACGCTTCGTCACGTCGCCGAACTCGCCAAGCGCAGCATCAGCGGCGCTCGGGAGGTGTCGGTCACCCTGGTCCGGGGCGAGACGGGTTGGACCGCGGCCTCCACCGGAGACCTGGCCCGCGAACTGGACGAGTGGCAGTACACGCAGCACCGGGGCCCGTGCCTCGACGCCTCCGCCAGCGGTGACACCATCTCCCTGCCGGACCTGGCAGCCGAGCAGCGCTGGCCGGAATGGGCCGGTGTGGCCCGTGCCGCCGGAGTGGGGAGTTCGCTGTCGATCGGGCTGCCGATCCAGAGGTCGGTGGTCGGCGGGCTCAACGTCTACGGCGGCGCGGCGAACGCCTTCGTGCCGTCCTCGATCGCGGCGGCGGAGGACTTCGCCACCTACGCGGCGGTGGCCCTGGCCAACGCCCAGCTGTACGAGGACGCCGCAACCCTGGCAGAGCAGATGCGGGAGGCGATGCGCAGCCGGGCGGTGATCGAACAGGCCAAAGGGATCATCATGGGGGACCGGCGGTGCTCGCCGGAGGAGGCGTTCGCCCTGCTGTCGAAGGTCTCCCAGGACACCAACCGGAAGGTACGCGACGTCGCGGCGGCTCTCGTCGAGCAGGCGGTCCGGGGCGAGCGCCGGTGA
- a CDS encoding MarR family winged helix-turn-helix transcriptional regulator: MKRSTLKEQHPDLGILAVQLSARVQREIFRRSAEHGFDDVRPRHGAVLAYLDVEGTRPGELARLAGRNKQTMGAILDELERLGYVRRTPDPADRRAKLIVPTDRGREFMELSDGIVDQIEQKLSDTLGAEQYQTFRDALGRGVTALPASGHDTEG; this comes from the coding sequence ATGAAGCGCAGCACACTCAAGGAGCAGCACCCGGATCTCGGCATCCTGGCCGTGCAGCTCTCCGCGCGCGTCCAGCGGGAGATCTTCCGGCGGTCGGCGGAGCACGGGTTCGACGACGTCCGGCCCCGCCACGGGGCGGTCCTCGCCTACCTGGACGTCGAGGGCACCCGCCCCGGCGAACTGGCCCGGCTGGCCGGACGCAACAAGCAGACGATGGGAGCGATCCTCGACGAACTGGAACGGCTGGGCTACGTCCGGCGTACACCCGACCCGGCCGACCGTCGGGCGAAGTTGATCGTGCCGACGGACCGGGGCCGCGAATTCATGGAACTCTCCGACGGCATCGTCGACCAGATCGAACAGAAACTCTCCGACACCCTCGGCGCCGAGCAGTACCAGACCTTCCGCGACGCACTGGGTCGTGGCGTGACGGCCCTCCCGGCGAGCGGTCACGACACCGAGGGCTGA
- a CDS encoding STAS domain-containing protein — protein MSLTWDRDGSLSRVSVVGDIDMSNAHLLTELVDFLCRTPTPLIAIDLSAVRFFGAHGVSALLRARHLAERAGGRLTLHDPSPFVRRVLGVAGVIRHLALDDPSSPAGERPIPPSEERRVQSTGPQRNPTREPDPQLA, from the coding sequence ATGTCCCTGACGTGGGACCGCGACGGCTCACTGAGCAGGGTCAGCGTCGTCGGTGACATCGACATGAGCAACGCCCACCTGCTCACCGAGCTGGTGGATTTCCTCTGCCGCACCCCCACGCCCCTGATCGCGATCGACCTGTCGGCGGTCCGCTTCTTCGGCGCCCACGGCGTCAGCGCCCTGCTCAGGGCCAGGCATCTGGCCGAGCGGGCCGGAGGCCGGCTGACGCTTCACGATCCTTCACCGTTCGTTCGCCGTGTTCTCGGCGTGGCCGGGGTGATCCGGCACCTCGCGCTGGACGACCCGTCAAGCCCTGCCGGCGAACGGCCCATCCCCCCGTCAGAGGAGAGACGTGTTCAATCCACTGGACCACAAAGGAATCCCACTCGAGAGCCAGATCCGCAACTGGCGTGA
- a CDS encoding cellulose binding domain-containing protein → MRRPRRTNAVLVSAGAVLLASTAVALAPPAGAAAAGCSVNYGVSSQWQDGFGANVAITNLGDAVSSWTLTWSYGAGQTVTQAWNATVTQSGAAVTARNVAYNGGIATNATVSFGFNGSWSGSNPAPTSFALNGVACTGDTAPTTPPPTTPPPTTPPPNGPADITVNSATRYQTVDGFGAAQSIWGSAWSTAETQTLVGMGANQLGLSIVRTGLSPVSSEWATHVNSLKTAKSAGSNVKILASPWTAPAAWKTNNSRVNGGKLRTDYYDDYANHLNSYVQYMRGQGVTIDVTSVQNEPDWHPDYDSMDWSGTELRTFVRDQGTKVQNTKLMVAEAVNLNYNFTDPTLNDSTARNNIGYIGGHLYGTEDAGRLRPYNLAQQHNKPVWMTEWNLHAADGGGSNIWGNPANTAVWNETLDDIMRTVHKSMEANWSAYIWWYGKRYYSFIGDGESAYGTVAGAPLKRGYAFSQYSKYVRPGYQRVALTKSSKASPLEVTAYQGDGKITLVILNRSNSAVNNAVVQAPQNVTRAEHYLTSQNANAASQPTSVNGGQATINVGARSISTLVFTL, encoded by the coding sequence ATGAGAAGACCAAGAAGGACCAATGCCGTCCTGGTGTCGGCCGGCGCCGTCCTGCTGGCATCGACGGCGGTCGCCCTGGCCCCGCCGGCCGGGGCGGCAGCCGCCGGTTGTTCGGTGAACTACGGTGTGTCGTCGCAGTGGCAGGACGGCTTCGGGGCCAACGTGGCCATCACCAACCTCGGCGACGCGGTGTCGAGCTGGACGCTGACCTGGTCCTACGGTGCGGGTCAGACGGTGACCCAGGCATGGAACGCGACGGTGACCCAGAGCGGCGCTGCGGTGACCGCGAGGAACGTCGCCTACAACGGGGGCATCGCGACCAACGCGACGGTCTCGTTCGGCTTCAACGGCTCGTGGAGCGGCAGCAACCCCGCTCCGACGAGCTTCGCGTTGAACGGGGTGGCCTGCACCGGCGACACGGCGCCGACCACACCCCCGCCGACGACTCCCCCGCCGACGACACCGCCGCCGAACGGGCCGGCGGACATCACGGTGAACAGCGCGACCCGGTACCAGACCGTCGACGGGTTCGGGGCCGCGCAGTCCATCTGGGGCAGCGCGTGGTCGACGGCCGAGACGCAGACCCTGGTCGGAATGGGTGCCAACCAGTTGGGTCTGTCCATCGTGCGGACCGGTCTGTCGCCGGTGTCGAGCGAGTGGGCGACGCACGTGAACTCGTTGAAGACGGCGAAGTCCGCTGGTTCGAACGTGAAGATCCTCGCGTCGCCGTGGACCGCACCGGCGGCGTGGAAGACCAACAACAGCCGGGTCAACGGCGGGAAGCTGCGGACCGACTACTACGACGACTACGCCAACCACCTGAACAGCTACGTGCAGTACATGCGCGGCCAGGGTGTGACCATCGACGTGACCTCGGTGCAGAACGAGCCGGACTGGCACCCGGACTACGACTCGATGGACTGGAGCGGCACCGAGCTGCGCACGTTCGTCCGCGACCAGGGCACGAAGGTGCAGAACACCAAGCTGATGGTCGCCGAGGCGGTGAACCTGAACTACAACTTCACCGACCCGACCCTCAACGACTCGACCGCCCGCAACAACATCGGCTACATCGGCGGGCACCTGTACGGCACCGAGGACGCCGGCCGGCTACGGCCCTACAACCTCGCCCAGCAGCACAACAAGCCGGTGTGGATGACCGAGTGGAACCTGCACGCCGCCGACGGCGGAGGCTCCAACATCTGGGGCAACCCGGCCAACACGGCGGTCTGGAACGAGACCCTCGACGACATCATGCGCACCGTGCACAAGTCGATGGAGGCCAACTGGAGCGCCTACATCTGGTGGTACGGCAAGCGTTACTACTCCTTCATCGGTGACGGCGAGTCCGCGTACGGCACCGTCGCGGGGGCACCGCTCAAGCGCGGGTACGCCTTCTCCCAGTACTCCAAGTACGTCCGCCCCGGCTACCAGCGGGTCGCCCTGACGAAGAGTTCCAAGGCCTCCCCGCTGGAGGTCACCGCCTACCAGGGCGACGGGAAGATCACTCTGGTCATCCTCAACCGCTCGAACAGCGCGGTCAACAACGCCGTCGTCCAGGCCCCGCAGAACGTCACGCGGGCCGAGCACTACCTCACCTCGCAGAACGCCAACGCGGCCAGCCAACCGACAAGCGTCAACGGAGGACAGGCCACCATCAACGTGGGCGCGCGCAGCATCTCCACGCTCGTGTTCACCCTCTGA
- a CDS encoding hemerythrin domain-containing protein, whose translation MPDTDAPTTPGAEEDVVDLLLAQHAQIEQLFLLVIGGTGDTRRDSFDELVKLLAAHETAEEEVVHPLARTLPGGGGDAMVDDRLDEERQAKETLQALISGGVDADGFDTGIILLRDAVLTHARHEERYEFPQLRQHVPAERLRSLAPSVRTAEASAPTRPHPSAQSAKANLAAGPALAVIDRVRDAMRRPSAS comes from the coding sequence ATGCCTGACACCGACGCCCCGACCACGCCGGGCGCCGAGGAGGACGTGGTCGACCTGCTGCTGGCCCAGCACGCGCAGATCGAACAGCTCTTCCTGCTGGTCATCGGCGGCACCGGCGACACCCGTCGGGATTCGTTCGACGAGTTGGTCAAGCTCCTCGCCGCGCACGAGACCGCCGAGGAGGAGGTCGTCCACCCCCTCGCCCGGACACTGCCCGGCGGGGGCGGCGACGCGATGGTGGACGACCGCCTCGACGAGGAGCGGCAGGCGAAGGAGACGTTGCAGGCACTGATCTCCGGCGGCGTGGACGCCGACGGCTTCGACACCGGCATCATCCTGCTACGCGACGCCGTGTTGACGCACGCACGTCACGAGGAGCGCTACGAGTTCCCCCAGCTCCGTCAGCACGTTCCGGCGGAGCGGCTGCGCAGCCTCGCCCCTTCCGTGCGGACGGCGGAGGCGTCCGCGCCGACCCGCCCACACCCGAGCGCCCAGTCGGCGAAGGCCAACCTGGCCGCCGGTCCCGCGCTGGCGGTCATCGACCGGGTACGCGACGCGATGCGCAGGCCCTCGGCGAGCTGA
- a CDS encoding LLM class flavin-dependent oxidoreductase translates to MPDYGHEILFGTFLTPSAQDPDHVVALAELTEAAGLDLTTFQDHPYNADYLDTWTLLSWVAARTERLRISGNVLSLPLRPPAVLARAAASLDRLSHGRFELGLGAGAFWDGVEGMGARRLTAGQGVEALREAIDVLRGVWDDAAPGPLRHEGTYYPIPGMRRGPAPAHDIDIWLGAYQPKMLALTGQKANGWLPTLEYLRSPDRVTANRLIDEAAVAAGRDPRQIRRLLNLFTVDVSARSRGFLQGPPEQWVEQLLPLVVEEGFSTFLVGRDDPRLIQTLGQEIAPALREAVARERAATVPDAGRPAAVVARSERRPGLDRQALPASLAARTVEPGDREYEGVRHTYSYQGAPALVIRPQSAAEVAEAVSYARTQDVPLSVRSGGHGISGRSTNDGGIVIDMSRMNSVEVLDRASRRIRLEPGARWGQVAQALAPYGLAMSSGDYGDVGVGGLATTAGVGYLARKYGLTIDHVVAAEIVTADGRLLRVDDEHHPDLFWAIRGAGGNVGVVTALELEAYEVDKVVFAQLVADATDTAQLLRRWGRLVEDAPRELTSFLSLFPGRRGDPPMAQVTLVYAGDDVEAAQSALSPFLEIGPILDQQAQLVPYPAIVAPPGNQHRGQGLRDTRSGLSHHITPEVADLMAHMINSGDVMIMQVRSVGAAVNDVARDATAYPHRDQNFSVLAATVEDRRPQLDKLWAELYPHLDGLYLSFESDTDPARLLDAWPEPTLSRLRAVKATYDPDNVFNRNFPIPPAG, encoded by the coding sequence ATGCCTGATTACGGTCACGAAATCCTGTTCGGGACGTTCCTGACCCCCAGTGCCCAGGACCCCGACCACGTGGTGGCGCTCGCCGAGCTGACCGAGGCGGCCGGCCTGGACCTCACCACCTTCCAGGACCACCCGTACAACGCCGACTACCTCGACACCTGGACCCTGCTGAGCTGGGTCGCCGCCCGGACGGAACGGTTGCGGATCTCGGGAAACGTTCTCAGCCTTCCGCTGCGCCCGCCGGCCGTCCTGGCCAGGGCCGCCGCGAGCCTGGACCGGTTGTCCCACGGCCGGTTCGAGCTGGGCCTCGGCGCGGGCGCGTTCTGGGACGGCGTCGAGGGCATGGGCGCTCGCCGGCTGACGGCCGGGCAGGGCGTCGAGGCGTTGCGCGAAGCGATCGACGTCCTGCGCGGGGTCTGGGACGACGCCGCACCCGGGCCGCTGCGCCACGAGGGGACGTACTACCCGATCCCCGGCATGCGGCGCGGCCCCGCGCCGGCCCACGACATCGACATCTGGCTCGGCGCGTACCAGCCGAAGATGCTGGCGTTGACCGGGCAGAAGGCGAACGGCTGGCTGCCGACGCTGGAGTACCTGCGGTCCCCGGACCGGGTGACGGCCAACCGACTCATCGACGAGGCGGCGGTCGCGGCGGGACGCGACCCGCGGCAGATCCGGCGGCTCCTCAACCTCTTCACCGTCGACGTCTCGGCACGCAGTCGCGGTTTCCTCCAGGGGCCACCGGAGCAGTGGGTCGAGCAACTCCTCCCGCTGGTCGTCGAGGAGGGATTCAGCACCTTCCTGGTCGGCCGCGACGACCCGCGACTGATCCAGACCCTCGGGCAGGAGATCGCTCCGGCGCTACGCGAGGCGGTCGCCAGGGAGCGCGCGGCGACCGTGCCGGACGCCGGCCGGCCCGCCGCGGTCGTCGCCCGGTCCGAGCGCCGTCCGGGACTGGACCGCCAGGCGCTGCCGGCGTCGCTGGCCGCCCGGACCGTCGAGCCGGGCGACCGGGAGTACGAGGGTGTCCGCCACACCTACAGCTACCAGGGGGCGCCGGCCCTGGTGATCCGTCCGCAGAGCGCCGCCGAGGTCGCCGAGGCCGTGTCGTACGCGCGGACGCAGGACGTGCCCCTGTCGGTGCGCAGTGGCGGGCACGGCATCAGCGGCAGGTCGACGAACGACGGCGGAATCGTCATCGACATGTCGAGGATGAACAGCGTCGAGGTGCTCGACCGGGCGAGTCGTCGGATCCGGTTGGAGCCGGGTGCCCGGTGGGGGCAGGTGGCGCAGGCGCTCGCCCCGTACGGCCTGGCGATGAGCTCGGGTGACTACGGTGACGTGGGTGTCGGTGGTCTCGCCACCACCGCGGGCGTCGGATACCTGGCGCGCAAGTACGGTCTGACCATCGACCACGTCGTCGCCGCCGAGATCGTCACCGCGGACGGTCGCCTGCTCCGCGTGGACGACGAGCATCACCCCGACCTGTTCTGGGCCATCCGTGGCGCCGGCGGCAACGTCGGAGTCGTCACCGCCCTCGAACTGGAGGCGTACGAGGTCGACAAGGTGGTCTTCGCTCAGCTCGTCGCCGACGCGACCGACACCGCGCAGCTGCTCCGCCGCTGGGGTCGACTCGTCGAGGACGCGCCCCGGGAGCTGACGAGCTTCCTGTCCCTCTTCCCGGGCCGTCGGGGCGATCCGCCGATGGCCCAGGTCACCCTGGTCTACGCCGGTGACGACGTCGAGGCGGCCCAGTCCGCCCTGAGCCCGTTCCTGGAGATCGGACCGATCCTCGATCAACAGGCGCAGCTCGTGCCGTACCCGGCGATCGTCGCCCCGCCGGGCAACCAACATCGAGGTCAGGGACTGCGCGACACCCGCAGCGGCCTGTCGCACCACATCACCCCGGAGGTGGCGGACCTGATGGCCCATATGATCAATTCCGGCGACGTGATGATCATGCAGGTCCGGTCCGTCGGCGCGGCGGTCAACGACGTGGCACGCGACGCGACCGCGTACCCGCACCGGGACCAGAACTTCTCGGTGCTCGCCGCCACTGTCGAGGACCGCAGGCCCCAGCTCGACAAGCTGTGGGCCGAGCTGTACCCGCACCTCGACGGCCTGTATCTCAGCTTCGAGTCCGACACCGACCCGGCGCGACTGCTGGACGCCTGGCCCGAGCCCACCCTGAGTCGACTGCGCGCCGTCAAGGCCACCTACGACCCGGACAACGTCTTCAACCGCAACTTCCCGATCCCCCCGGCCGGCTAG
- a CDS encoding DivIVA domain-containing protein, whose translation MRKPAKTAALIVGLGVGAAVGPSLGTAALWSGVAVAALGVGLSLIGDSAPDLVAQGTVDRDGNRASTDASGDARRELYERPTLSGLAPRVEQILRLAEEQADDHRAEAKRESEELVAAARREAETILSRAHDRAAGTTGTDRGRDSGPLV comes from the coding sequence ATGCGAAAACCAGCCAAGACAGCAGCCCTCATCGTCGGACTGGGCGTCGGCGCGGCCGTCGGGCCGTCTCTGGGGACGGCCGCGCTGTGGTCCGGGGTCGCGGTGGCCGCGCTCGGAGTCGGCCTCTCCCTGATCGGCGACAGCGCGCCCGACCTGGTCGCCCAGGGCACGGTGGACCGCGACGGGAACCGCGCGAGCACGGACGCCTCGGGCGACGCACGGCGAGAGCTCTACGAACGGCCCACCCTCAGCGGGCTGGCCCCCCGGGTGGAGCAGATCCTCAGGCTCGCCGAGGAGCAGGCCGACGACCACCGCGCCGAGGCGAAGCGCGAATCCGAGGAGCTCGTGGCCGCCGCCCGCCGGGAGGCGGAGACGATCCTGAGTCGAGCCCACGACCGGGCCGCCGGGACGACCGGCACCGACCGGGGCCGGGACTCGGGGCCGCTCGTCTGA
- a CDS encoding DNA alkylation repair protein: protein MTTAGRSSVHVMGTSVDVRRDLASLADPRRAEASSRFLQMVPDGYGQGDRAIGVAVPDQRRVPARYWRDLSLVETTDLLHGEVHEERLRSLREVGNRDRAAAEDEFLLRRYRVMPRVMLRYATEKFAPQRRRDYLSGIL from the coding sequence GTGACCACCGCCGGTCGCAGCAGCGTGCACGTCATGGGCACGAGCGTCGACGTCCGTCGAGATCTCGCCAGCCTCGCCGACCCACGTCGCGCCGAGGCGTCGAGTCGATTCCTGCAGATGGTCCCCGACGGCTACGGCCAGGGCGACCGGGCCATCGGCGTCGCCGTGCCGGACCAGCGTCGGGTTCCCGCCCGGTACTGGCGCGACCTCTCGCTGGTGGAGACGACGGACCTGTTGCACGGTGAGGTGCACGAGGAGCGGCTGAGGTCGTTGCGCGAGGTGGGCAACCGGGACCGGGCGGCGGCGGAGGATGAGTTCCTGCTCCGCCGCTACCGCGTCATGCCCCGGGTCATGCTGCGGTACGCGACCGAGAAGTTCGCACCGCAGCGACGTCGGGACTACCTGTCGGGCATCCTCTAG
- a CDS encoding MarR family winged helix-turn-helix transcriptional regulator translates to MPTQGALATRLAIDRTVLTYVIDDLENAGLIERKRDPQDRRARRIVATDRGRVALFEAERRVTHAEDHVLGGRPEDQRDAFRDFASHAAEAIHAAAPATDPCVAVRSVLPPAAQPAG, encoded by the coding sequence GTGCCCACGCAGGGCGCCCTGGCGACCCGCCTGGCCATCGACCGCACCGTCCTGACGTACGTCATCGACGACCTGGAGAACGCCGGTCTCATCGAACGCAAGCGTGACCCCCAGGATCGGCGCGCCCGCCGGATCGTGGCCACCGACCGCGGACGTGTGGCGCTCTTCGAGGCCGAGCGGCGGGTCACCCACGCCGAGGACCACGTGCTGGGTGGACGGCCCGAGGATCAGCGCGACGCCTTCCGCGACTTCGCATCCCACGCCGCCGAGGCGATCCACGCCGCCGCGCCGGCGACGGACCCCTGCGTCGCGGTACGCAGCGTCCTGCCACCGGCCGCGCAGCCAGCCGGGTGA
- a CDS encoding SDR family oxidoreductase: MTILITGANGTVSREVLRELAGKQSVRALVRDAARAPQLDGIDVVVGDLDRPRTLTPAFEGVTTLWLLTPMGPTAPSQSMNAVWAARQAGVRHIVRLSAIGAAHDAPTRNGRLHALSDAELRESGIPWTILRPSHFMQNLLGAKAGEHLYGLFGEARGGLIDARDIAATGAAILAAPQRHEGRIYTPTGPESITLHQAAEHIAHATHKPVRYVPQSPDEARDSLLQAGLDEWSAEVLAEYRAAYGSGWGDFTTDHVEQVVGRAPRSFAEFAADHRQHFANL, from the coding sequence ATGACCATTCTGATCACCGGAGCCAACGGCACCGTGTCGAGGGAGGTGCTGCGGGAACTCGCCGGGAAGCAGTCGGTGCGCGCCCTCGTGCGGGACGCCGCCCGCGCTCCCCAGCTCGACGGAATCGACGTCGTCGTCGGCGACCTCGACCGCCCCCGTACCCTCACCCCGGCGTTCGAGGGCGTGACGACGCTCTGGCTGCTGACCCCGATGGGCCCGACAGCGCCGAGCCAGAGCATGAACGCGGTGTGGGCCGCCCGGCAGGCCGGGGTACGGCACATCGTCCGGCTCTCGGCGATCGGTGCCGCGCACGACGCGCCCACCCGTAACGGCCGCCTGCACGCGCTCTCCGACGCCGAACTGCGGGAGTCCGGCATCCCCTGGACGATCCTGCGCCCGAGTCACTTCATGCAGAACCTGCTCGGCGCCAAGGCCGGTGAACACCTCTACGGGCTCTTCGGCGAGGCCCGGGGCGGCCTGATCGACGCCCGGGACATCGCCGCGACCGGGGCGGCGATCCTCGCCGCGCCCCAGCGGCACGAGGGCAGGATCTACACGCCCACCGGGCCGGAGAGCATCACCCTGCACCAGGCCGCCGAGCACATCGCCCACGCGACCCACAAACCGGTGCGGTACGTGCCGCAGAGCCCGGACGAGGCACGCGACAGCCTGCTCCAGGCCGGCCTCGACGAGTGGTCGGCGGAGGTCCTCGCCGAGTACCGGGCGGCCTACGGCTCCGGTTGGGGCGACTTCACCACCGACCACGTCGAGCAGGTCGTCGGCCGGGCACCGCGGAGCTTCGCCGAGTTCGCCGCCGACCACCGCCAACACTTCGCCAACCTCTGA